The Enterococcus sp. 7F3_DIV0205 genome has a window encoding:
- a CDS encoding redox-sensing transcriptional repressor Rex → MKELHKEKTMPKATARRLPLYLRYLKMLGDSGVTRIKSKEFSDVIQVPPATIRRDFSHLGELGRSGYGYDVPYLIEVFSHILNTQEEKRIALIGCGNLGKALVKNNFRRNENLNIVCAFDIEEELVGLSVDDIIIQPMENLAEEVKKTGVTVAISTVPSQFAQEAIDKIVDAGITAILNFAPDRVTVPNNVNVQYIDLTTELQTLIYFDETFPHKNV, encoded by the coding sequence ATGAAAGAATTACATAAAGAAAAAACAATGCCAAAAGCTACAGCAAGGCGCTTACCATTGTACTTACGCTATTTAAAAATGTTAGGAGATTCTGGTGTAACAAGAATTAAATCAAAAGAATTTAGTGATGTCATTCAAGTGCCGCCTGCGACTATTCGTCGTGATTTTTCTCACTTAGGTGAATTGGGACGGAGTGGCTACGGTTATGATGTGCCATACTTGATCGAAGTTTTTAGTCATATTTTAAATACCCAAGAAGAAAAGCGAATTGCATTGATTGGTTGTGGTAACTTAGGAAAAGCGTTGGTCAAAAATAATTTCAGAAGAAATGAAAACTTGAATATTGTTTGTGCGTTTGATATAGAAGAAGAGCTTGTTGGACTATCAGTTGATGATATAATTATCCAACCAATGGAAAATCTAGCTGAAGAAGTCAAAAAAACAGGTGTGACTGTTGCGATTTCAACTGTACCAAGTCAATTTGCGCAAGAGGCGATTGATAAAATCGTTGATGCTGGCATTACAGCAATTTTAAACTTTGCTCCAGATCGAGTAACTGTCCCGAATAATGTGAACGTTCAATATATCGATTTGACAACAGAGTTGCAAACATTGATTTACTTTGATGAAACTTTCCCACATAAAAATGTATAG
- the tpx gene encoding thiol peroxidase, translating into MIVTKKGEEVEIIGTQPEVGVKAPNFSLKNLNDEVVNLSEFTGTPVLISVVPDIDTRICSLQTKRFNEEAAKVEGVKFITISNNTKDEQANWCAAEGVDMEILHDTEGTFGEAYGLFIPAMGRLARGIFVIDKDGKIVYEAISKEIAEEPDYGTALDQAKAAR; encoded by the coding sequence ATGATAGTAACAAAAAAAGGTGAAGAAGTAGAAATTATCGGTACACAACCTGAAGTAGGAGTGAAAGCGCCAAATTTTTCATTAAAAAATTTAAATGACGAAGTAGTGAATCTAAGTGAGTTCACTGGTACTCCAGTCTTGATCAGTGTTGTTCCTGATATTGATACTAGAATCTGTTCTCTACAAACTAAACGTTTCAACGAAGAAGCTGCCAAAGTAGAAGGTGTAAAATTTATTACGATTTCTAATAATACAAAAGATGAGCAAGCAAATTGGTGTGCAGCAGAAGGTGTTGATATGGAAATTTTACATGATACCGAAGGAACATTTGGAGAAGCATACGGCTTATTTATTCCTGCAATGGGACGATTAGCTCGTGGGATTTTTGTGATCGATAAAGACGGTAAAATTGTTTATGAAGCAATTTCTAAAGAAATTGCGGAAGAGCCTGATTATGGTACTGCATTGGATCAAGCAAAAGCAGCTCGCTAA
- a CDS encoding valine--tRNA ligase: MTEEKNLPTKYQPTEVEQGRYQKWLDQDLFKPNGNKEAKPYSIVIPPPNVTGKLHLGHAWDTTLQDMIIRQKRMQGFDTLWLPGMDHAGIATQAKVEEKLAEQDISRYDLGREKFVEQVWDWKEEYASHIREQWAKMGLSLDYSRERFTLDEGLSEAVRKVFVSLYEKELIYRGEYIINWDPKAKTALSDIEVIHKDIEGAFYHMSYPLTDGTGVVEIATTRPETMLGDTAIAVHPEDERYQAIIGKTVTLPLVDKEIPIIADEYVDMEFGTGVVKITPAHDPNDFEVGNRHDLPRVNVMNEDGSMNDLAGKYAGMDRFAARKLIVSDLKEMGRLIKIETMNHSVGHSERTGVVVEPRLSTQWFVKMAPLAEKAIKNQDTEDAVEFYPPRFNQTFLRWMENVHDWVISRQLWWGHQIPAWYHKQTGEMYVGMEAPADAENWTQDSDVLDTWFSSALWPFSTMGWPDEEAADYQRYFPTSTLVTGYDIIFFWVSRMMFQSLEFTEKAPFKNVLMHGLIRAEDGRKMSKSLGNGIDPMEVIDKYGADALRWFMSNGSTPGQDMRFSYEKMDASWNFINKIWNASRFVIMNVEGMSYEDVDFSGEKTVADRWILTRLNETVARVTDLFDRFEFGEAGRQLYNFIWDDFCDWYIEMSKEILYGENEPAKQTTRSILVHTLDQILRLLHPIMPFVTEEIWENIPHQGVSLVVADYPVVHEEFSDETAARGMEVLKEVIRAVRNIRAEVNTPLSKPITLLIKTNDEAVDKFLIENTNYIERFCNPEELTISSDIIAPELAMSAVLTGAELYLPLAGLINVEEEIARLEKELEKWTQEVKRVQGKLANERFVSNAPDDVVEAEKAKEKDYLEKQVVVKERIAQLRTVN; the protein is encoded by the coding sequence ATGACAGAAGAAAAAAATCTGCCGACAAAATACCAACCCACAGAAGTTGAACAAGGACGCTATCAAAAATGGCTGGATCAAGATTTATTTAAACCAAACGGTAATAAAGAAGCAAAACCATATTCTATCGTAATTCCGCCGCCAAACGTTACGGGGAAATTACATTTAGGTCATGCTTGGGATACGACGTTACAAGATATGATCATTCGCCAAAAAAGAATGCAAGGCTTTGATACATTATGGTTACCTGGAATGGATCACGCTGGTATTGCAACACAAGCGAAAGTAGAAGAAAAATTAGCAGAACAAGATATTTCCCGTTACGATTTAGGTCGTGAAAAATTTGTAGAGCAAGTATGGGATTGGAAAGAAGAATATGCTTCTCATATCCGTGAACAATGGGCAAAAATGGGGCTTTCCTTAGATTATAGCCGTGAACGTTTCACTTTAGATGAAGGCTTGTCAGAAGCTGTCCGCAAAGTCTTTGTTTCTTTATATGAAAAAGAGTTGATCTATCGTGGTGAGTATATCATCAACTGGGATCCAAAAGCGAAAACAGCTTTATCTGATATCGAAGTTATCCACAAAGATATCGAAGGTGCGTTTTACCATATGAGTTATCCACTGACAGATGGTACAGGCGTTGTGGAAATCGCAACGACTCGTCCTGAAACCATGTTAGGCGATACTGCGATAGCTGTTCATCCAGAAGATGAACGGTACCAAGCGATTATCGGAAAAACTGTTACACTCCCTTTAGTAGACAAAGAAATTCCGATCATTGCTGATGAATATGTAGATATGGAATTTGGAACAGGTGTGGTAAAAATCACACCAGCTCATGACCCGAATGACTTTGAAGTAGGTAATCGTCATGATTTACCTCGTGTAAACGTCATGAACGAAGACGGATCGATGAATGATTTAGCTGGCAAATACGCAGGTATGGATCGTTTCGCAGCACGTAAATTGATTGTTTCTGATCTAAAAGAAATGGGTCGCTTGATCAAAATTGAAACCATGAATCACAGCGTTGGACATTCAGAACGTACGGGTGTAGTTGTTGAACCTCGTTTATCCACACAATGGTTCGTTAAAATGGCGCCGCTTGCTGAAAAAGCCATCAAAAATCAAGACACAGAAGATGCAGTAGAATTTTATCCACCACGCTTTAACCAAACATTCTTGCGTTGGATGGAAAATGTTCACGATTGGGTAATCTCACGCCAATTATGGTGGGGACATCAAATTCCAGCTTGGTACCATAAACAAACGGGTGAAATGTACGTTGGCATGGAAGCACCAGCTGATGCGGAAAATTGGACACAAGACTCTGATGTATTAGATACATGGTTTAGTTCTGCATTATGGCCATTTTCAACAATGGGCTGGCCTGATGAAGAAGCAGCTGATTATCAGCGTTATTTTCCTACAAGTACATTAGTAACCGGTTATGATATCATCTTCTTCTGGGTGAGCCGTATGATGTTCCAAAGCTTAGAGTTTACTGAAAAAGCGCCATTTAAAAATGTTTTGATGCATGGGCTGATCAGAGCAGAAGACGGACGTAAAATGAGTAAATCTTTAGGTAACGGAATTGATCCAATGGAAGTCATCGATAAATACGGAGCAGACGCGTTGCGTTGGTTTATGTCAAACGGTTCTACACCCGGTCAAGATATGCGTTTCAGCTATGAAAAAATGGATGCATCTTGGAACTTTATCAATAAAATCTGGAATGCTAGTCGTTTTGTGATCATGAATGTTGAAGGAATGTCTTATGAAGATGTTGACTTTAGTGGTGAGAAAACTGTGGCAGATCGCTGGATTTTAACACGCCTAAATGAAACAGTTGCGCGTGTAACGGACTTATTCGATCGTTTCGAATTTGGTGAAGCAGGTCGTCAATTATATAACTTTATCTGGGATGATTTCTGTGATTGGTATATCGAAATGAGTAAAGAAATCCTTTACGGCGAAAATGAACCTGCGAAACAAACAACTCGTAGTATTTTGGTTCACACACTAGATCAAATTTTACGTCTATTACACCCAATCATGCCGTTTGTGACAGAAGAAATCTGGGAAAATATTCCGCATCAAGGTGTATCCTTAGTTGTTGCTGATTATCCTGTTGTTCATGAAGAATTTTCGGATGAAACAGCTGCTCGCGGGATGGAAGTTTTAAAAGAAGTGATTCGCGCAGTGCGTAATATTCGCGCAGAAGTGAATACACCACTGTCTAAACCAATCACATTGCTAATCAAAACAAATGATGAAGCAGTGGATAAATTCTTGATCGAAAACACAAATTATATCGAGCGCTTCTGTAATCCAGAAGAGTTGACGATTTCAAGTGATATTATTGCGCCAGAATTAGCGATGTCAGCTGTTTTAACAGGAGCAGAGCTATACTTACCACTAGCTGGTTTGATCAACGTGGAAGAAGAAATTGCTCGTCTAGAGAAAGAGTTAGAGAAATGGACGCAGGAAGTTAAACGTGTGCAAGGGAAATTAGCGAATGAACGTTTCGTTTCGAATGCGCCGGATGATGTTGTGGAAGCTGAGAAAGCAAAAGAGAAAGATTATTTAGAAAAACAAGTCGTTGTGAAAGAACGAATTGCACAACTTCGTACAGTGAATTGA
- a CDS encoding TVP38/TMEM64 family protein, whose protein sequence is MGRRILKRIIYALPIIGVICFTGLVLYGYYKGIFHSVQSLQDFMKQFGEYAVLIFIFLQIVQVIVPILPGGISTLVGMLMFGSIPGLIYSYIGLMIGDVIVYWLARYYGKPFAQLILSKKRYLKFERMLDRPEKGIKKLMIVTLLIPFAPDDLTCLVAGLAELPFKEYMKILVIFKFWSVGTYGYALWFLFNHFLIS, encoded by the coding sequence ATGGGAAGAAGAATTCTGAAACGAATTATCTATGCACTACCTATTATAGGAGTTATTTGTTTTACTGGTCTAGTACTTTACGGTTATTATAAAGGTATTTTTCATTCTGTTCAGTCTTTGCAGGATTTTATGAAACAGTTTGGCGAATATGCTGTGTTGATTTTTATCTTTTTGCAAATAGTCCAAGTCATTGTGCCGATTCTTCCTGGTGGTATCTCGACATTAGTGGGCATGCTGATGTTTGGGAGTATTCCTGGATTGATCTATAGTTATATTGGTTTGATGATCGGTGATGTTATCGTCTACTGGTTGGCACGATATTACGGTAAACCATTTGCTCAACTTATACTTTCTAAAAAGCGTTATTTAAAATTCGAAAGAATGTTAGATCGTCCTGAAAAAGGGATTAAGAAGTTGATGATTGTTACCTTATTGATTCCTTTTGCACCAGATGATTTGACCTGTTTGGTTGCGGGACTTGCTGAACTTCCATTTAAAGAATATATGAAAATTTTAGTTATCTTTAAATTTTGGTCGGTTGGAACTTACGGATATGCTTTATGGTTCTTGTTTAATCATTTTTTGATTAGTTGA
- a CDS encoding YfhO family protein, translated as MSKIKKTLLISGSFLIPFLLLIILWSILGLAPFGNNNLLVSDLGTQYMPFLSLFKQFFQGETYSLYSFSDALGGTILPLSAYYLLSPFNILVLLFSYEQLPIAILLIITLKISLMGSSMFYYLQKTYRHSTSSTLLFSTSYSLCGFVTVYCLNFMWLDALILLPLLVLGIQHLWDHKKYGLYSAALFLSIVTNYYMGYMLCIFAVCYSLYWYYQKTESSKKKSIWQFIKDGRLFFVTSFLTGISTSFILIPAVEGMLATKKTNFDLETFLPTPNFGLNFLSQLGLGSVNFEWRLEHLPTIFSGILMVLLFIAFFQLSTISRKEKLGAGFLIGFIFLSFWLELVNTIWHMFQSPAGFPYRNTFIFSFLMIKFAYEAFLKLKEGATLRLIVPLLFSLFLIVGYVSLKLSKEKVFLLSDDYFIISLLIIWLIYGLVVLIQKMQGRNRKSIYVLLFLVVCSELVFNFWISFKDIPFGDQEKFAQTYRIQDEIISDLKKEETSLFRIKQTIDSDAAGYNEKNNGYNNPILYGYAGVSSYTSTLDAKTQDTLHALGLYQKNDRRIAYVDESKVINLLLNVNYQLTPEIKTHQENRSTDPSTNVYENDEAIGIGFLVPQEFADLKLANNQPLKNQENILQQIQKNTQNYFQETKKIAWTAHEDQNYTLTTKTTANGELYLYAPEINWEKITSFKVNGEKIQPAVYIATNQLFNLGYFKKDDVVELQLESEKELEDNTLELRSLKQESFHSFIAKQKSQAIQLKEEVSGTLTGEITVAEPDNSLLYLAIPYDKNWQITVDGKKINAKSVLGNFTGIELTSGEHQITMHYRQRNFIIGVLISISVLLGVLFYQLLKRFIRPKSA; from the coding sequence ATGTCAAAAATAAAAAAAACATTATTGATCAGCGGGAGTTTTTTGATTCCATTCTTGTTGCTGATCATACTATGGTCGATTTTAGGTTTAGCACCTTTCGGAAATAACAATCTCTTAGTCAGTGACTTAGGGACACAATATATGCCTTTTTTAAGTTTATTTAAGCAGTTTTTTCAAGGAGAGACTTATTCTCTTTATTCCTTTTCTGATGCGCTAGGTGGAACGATTTTACCTTTAAGTGCGTATTATTTATTAAGTCCTTTCAATATTTTGGTATTACTTTTTTCATATGAACAACTTCCGATCGCAATTTTATTGATCATCACGCTAAAAATTTCACTTATGGGGAGTTCGATGTTTTACTATCTTCAAAAAACATATCGACACTCAACTAGTTCTACCTTGCTTTTTTCGACCTCATATAGTCTGTGCGGCTTTGTGACGGTTTATTGTTTAAATTTTATGTGGTTAGATGCACTGATTTTACTTCCCTTACTTGTCCTAGGAATCCAACACTTATGGGATCATAAAAAATATGGACTGTATTCGGCAGCCTTATTTCTATCGATCGTAACGAATTATTATATGGGCTACATGCTCTGCATCTTCGCTGTATGTTACAGCCTTTATTGGTACTATCAAAAAACAGAGTCATCTAAAAAGAAATCCATTTGGCAATTTATTAAAGACGGTCGTTTGTTCTTCGTTACGTCTTTTCTTACAGGGATCAGCACAAGTTTTATTTTGATTCCAGCCGTAGAAGGAATGCTGGCAACAAAAAAGACCAACTTTGACTTGGAAACCTTTTTACCTACGCCCAATTTTGGATTAAACTTTCTTTCGCAGTTAGGTCTTGGCAGTGTTAATTTTGAATGGCGTTTAGAACATTTACCAACGATTTTTTCTGGTATCTTGATGGTTTTACTTTTTATCGCCTTTTTCCAACTGTCGACAATTTCTAGAAAAGAAAAACTTGGAGCAGGCTTTCTGATTGGTTTTATTTTCTTGAGTTTCTGGCTAGAACTAGTGAATACGATTTGGCATATGTTTCAAAGTCCTGCGGGATTTCCGTATAGAAATACCTTTATCTTTAGCTTCTTGATGATTAAATTTGCTTATGAAGCGTTTCTTAAATTGAAGGAAGGTGCAACTTTACGTCTCATTGTGCCACTACTTTTCTCTTTATTTTTGATTGTCGGGTATGTTTCTCTAAAGCTTTCAAAAGAAAAAGTCTTTCTGTTATCGGACGATTACTTTATTATTAGCTTACTTATCATTTGGTTGATTTATGGTTTAGTTGTCTTGATTCAAAAAATGCAAGGAAGAAACAGAAAAAGTATTTATGTACTATTATTTTTAGTGGTCTGTTCTGAATTAGTCTTTAATTTTTGGATCAGTTTTAAAGATATTCCATTTGGTGATCAAGAAAAATTTGCGCAAACTTATCGAATTCAAGATGAGATCATTTCTGATTTGAAAAAAGAAGAAACAAGTTTATTTCGTATAAAACAAACAATTGATTCTGATGCTGCTGGCTATAATGAGAAAAATAATGGCTACAATAATCCAATTTTATATGGCTATGCAGGGGTTTCAAGTTATACTTCTACTTTAGATGCTAAAACGCAAGATACACTACATGCTTTAGGTTTATATCAAAAAAATGATCGTAGAATTGCTTACGTAGATGAATCCAAAGTAATCAACTTACTTTTAAATGTGAATTATCAACTGACGCCTGAAATAAAAACACATCAAGAAAATCGTTCAACTGATCCTTCCACCAATGTTTATGAAAATGATGAGGCAATTGGAATCGGATTTTTAGTCCCTCAGGAATTTGCTGACCTTAAACTAGCGAACAATCAACCGTTGAAAAATCAAGAAAATATTTTACAACAAATTCAAAAAAATACGCAAAATTATTTTCAAGAAACAAAAAAAATAGCTTGGACAGCTCATGAGGATCAGAATTATACACTCACTACAAAAACAACAGCAAATGGCGAACTCTACCTTTATGCACCAGAAATCAATTGGGAGAAGATCACTTCATTTAAAGTAAACGGTGAAAAAATCCAACCTGCAGTTTATATCGCAACAAATCAATTATTTAATCTTGGTTACTTCAAAAAAGATGACGTTGTTGAATTACAACTTGAATCTGAAAAAGAGCTTGAAGATAACACACTCGAATTAAGAAGCTTAAAACAAGAATCCTTTCACTCATTTATCGCCAAACAAAAGTCTCAAGCAATCCAACTTAAAGAGGAAGTCTCAGGTACATTGACTGGAGAAATCACCGTAGCAGAACCAGACAATTCATTACTTTACTTAGCGATTCCATATGACAAAAATTGGCAGATCACAGTTGATGGTAAAAAAATCAACGCGAAGTCCGTTTTAGGCAATTTCACAGGTATTGAATTAACTTCTGGAGAACATCAAATTACGATGCATTACCGGCAACGGAATTTTATTATCGGAGTTTTGATTAGCATTTCTGTTCTTTTGGGCGTATTATTTTATCAACTACTAAAACGTTTCATACGACCAAAATCAGCCTAA
- a CDS encoding bifunctional folylpolyglutamate synthase/dihydrofolate synthase — protein MSLTIEEAIDWIHSRLPFGSRPGLDRVEALLKRVGNPEEKVPTIHIAGTNGKGSTVTYLRCMLEELGLKVGTFTSPYIEHFNERIAINGQGISDNHIIQYVEKYQELIKEMDQQTESAGITEFETLTAMALDYFLDEKVDIAIAEVGLGGLLDSTNVVKPMLTAITTIGKDHTEILGDTLEKIAFQKAGIIKETIPVVTGNIGEEAFAVIDEVAREKHSRLYRYEKDYKAEYRHPDKNWGEVFDFYGEAGKLPKIKVPLLGRHQVENAAVAIQLFYLYCEIQQINFSDRDVYHGLAQAQWPARMEKISDEPLIILDGAHNDHAMRRLAENLKKEFPNRDIHILFSALSSKNIDQMIAILRKVPNVHLYLTTFDYPRAIELTKMEHFEDNKTEIVSLWQFGLGEILEKMSADDLMLVTGSLYFVSQVRELLLNLGSNNASSL, from the coding sequence ATGTCATTAACGATAGAAGAAGCGATCGATTGGATTCATAGTAGACTGCCTTTTGGTTCTAGACCAGGACTTGATCGAGTAGAAGCATTATTGAAAAGAGTTGGTAACCCTGAGGAAAAAGTTCCAACGATCCATATTGCAGGAACAAATGGAAAAGGGTCTACAGTAACTTACTTAAGATGTATGTTAGAAGAATTAGGACTAAAGGTAGGAACCTTTACTTCTCCTTATATCGAGCACTTTAACGAACGAATTGCAATCAATGGACAGGGAATTTCGGACAATCATATCATTCAGTATGTAGAAAAATATCAAGAGTTGATCAAAGAGATGGATCAGCAAACTGAGAGTGCAGGCATTACTGAATTTGAGACTCTAACTGCAATGGCACTTGACTACTTTTTAGATGAAAAAGTCGATATTGCAATCGCTGAAGTTGGACTCGGTGGCTTATTAGATAGTACCAATGTAGTAAAACCAATGTTAACGGCGATTACAACAATTGGAAAAGACCATACAGAAATTTTGGGTGATACTCTTGAAAAGATCGCTTTTCAAAAAGCCGGGATCATCAAAGAAACAATTCCAGTTGTAACTGGAAATATTGGTGAAGAAGCATTTGCAGTGATCGATGAAGTTGCCAGAGAAAAACATAGCAGATTGTATCGTTATGAAAAAGACTACAAAGCAGAATATCGGCATCCAGATAAAAACTGGGGAGAGGTTTTTGATTTTTATGGTGAAGCAGGCAAGCTACCTAAAATCAAAGTTCCCTTGTTAGGTCGCCATCAAGTGGAAAATGCTGCTGTCGCCATTCAGTTGTTTTATCTTTATTGTGAGATACAGCAAATCAATTTTTCTGATAGAGATGTTTATCATGGCTTAGCTCAAGCGCAATGGCCTGCTCGAATGGAAAAAATCAGTGATGAGCCCTTGATTATTTTAGATGGTGCTCATAATGACCATGCAATGCGTCGTTTGGCTGAAAACTTGAAAAAAGAATTTCCAAATCGAGATATCCATATTTTATTTTCAGCGTTATCGTCAAAAAATATCGATCAAATGATTGCCATCTTAAGAAAAGTACCCAATGTCCATTTATATTTGACAACCTTTGATTATCCTAGAGCAATCGAATTAACAAAAATGGAACATTTTGAAGATAATAAGACGGAAATCGTTTCACTATGGCAATTTGGTTTGGGTGAGATTTTAGAAAAAATGTCAGCAGATGATTTGATGTTAGTTACGGGATCACTTTATTTTGTTTCTCAAGTACGGGAATTGTTGTTGAATTTAGGTTCTAATAATGCAAGTTCGCTTTAA
- a CDS encoding HAD family hydrolase: protein MMKKIDGVIFDMDGLLFDTELIYYQSTQKIADAMNFPYSKEVYLEFLGVSDEEVQENYHRIYQDFGKEKVDEFIQRSYDDTYQVFESGEVPLKEGVLELLDFLEQEEIPRIVASSNVRPAIELLLDGAGIKERFSGIVSAEDVTRAKPDPEIFQKALANLGTKADNTLIFEDSFHGVTAADAAGIPVIMVPDLLAPTNEIKEKTLEIFESLTQVPAYLKK, encoded by the coding sequence ATGATGAAAAAAATTGATGGCGTAATTTTTGATATGGATGGGTTATTATTTGATACGGAACTGATTTATTATCAATCAACACAAAAAATAGCGGATGCGATGAATTTTCCATACAGCAAAGAAGTTTATTTGGAGTTTTTAGGAGTATCAGATGAAGAAGTACAAGAAAATTATCATCGGATCTACCAAGATTTTGGGAAAGAAAAAGTAGATGAGTTTATCCAACGCTCATATGACGATACGTATCAAGTGTTTGAATCAGGTGAAGTTCCATTAAAAGAAGGTGTTTTGGAGTTGCTTGATTTTCTTGAGCAAGAAGAAATTCCGAGAATCGTTGCTTCGAGTAATGTTCGTCCAGCAATTGAATTATTACTAGATGGTGCTGGAATCAAGGAACGCTTTTCAGGAATTGTTTCGGCAGAAGATGTGACTCGAGCAAAACCTGATCCAGAAATATTCCAAAAAGCTCTCGCTAATCTTGGAACAAAAGCGGATAATACCTTGATTTTTGAAGATTCATTTCATGGTGTAACGGCAGCTGATGCTGCAGGGATTCCCGTGATTATGGTTCCAGATTTACTAGCTCCAACGAATGAAATCAAAGAAAAAACCTTAGAAATTTTTGAAAGTTTGACCCAAGTACCAGCCTATTTAAAAAAATAA
- the radC gene encoding RadC family protein has translation MPEDCLPRERLEIVGEKALSNQELLAILLRTGSKNTNVMEVASKFLNYFNHLYELKNATLTEMMEIKGIGRIKAIELRAAIEFGYRIQQSTQLKLGKVSSSYQIAQNLIYELQDFQQEHLVCLYLNTKNEVIKQETVFKGSLNQSVAHPREIFRSAVKYSAARLILAHNHPSGNPTPSESDILFTQRMQECGKMMGIEVLDHIIIGEQVYISMREENFFASD, from the coding sequence ATGCCCGAAGATTGTTTGCCTCGTGAGCGTCTAGAAATCGTAGGGGAGAAGGCTTTATCAAATCAAGAACTATTGGCGATTTTATTAAGAACTGGGTCGAAGAATACAAATGTGATGGAGGTGGCTTCTAAATTCTTGAATTATTTCAATCACTTATACGAATTGAAAAATGCTACACTTACTGAAATGATGGAAATCAAGGGAATTGGTCGCATCAAAGCCATTGAATTAAGAGCTGCTATTGAATTTGGTTATCGAATCCAGCAAAGTACGCAGCTGAAACTGGGAAAAGTTTCTTCTAGCTATCAAATTGCTCAAAATTTGATCTATGAATTACAAGATTTTCAACAAGAGCATTTGGTCTGTTTATATCTAAATACTAAGAATGAAGTTATTAAACAAGAGACTGTTTTTAAAGGGTCACTGAACCAGAGTGTTGCCCATCCAAGAGAAATCTTTCGCAGTGCGGTGAAATATTCTGCAGCTCGTTTGATTCTTGCACACAATCATCCATCTGGCAATCCAACTCCATCTGAAAGTGATATCCTATTCACGCAAAGAATGCAGGAATGTGGAAAAATGATGGGTATCGAAGTATTAGACCATATCATCATCGGAGAACAAGTCTACATCAGTATGCGGGAGGAAAATTTTTTTGCTTCAGATTAA
- a CDS encoding cold-shock protein, whose amino-acid sequence MEQGTVKWFNAEKGFGFISREDGSDVFVHFSAIQGEGFKTIEEGQSVSFDVEDSDRGPQAVNVVKN is encoded by the coding sequence ATGGAACAAGGAACAGTAAAATGGTTTAACGCAGAAAAAGGATTTGGATTTATCTCTCGCGAAGATGGTAGCGATGTATTCGTACATTTCTCAGCGATTCAAGGTGAAGGATTCAAAACAATCGAAGAAGGCCAATCAGTAAGCTTCGACGTTGAAGATTCAGATCGTGGACCTCAAGCAGTTAACGTTGTAAAAAACTAA
- a CDS encoding universal stress protein, with translation MGESYKNILVAVDGSDQSEKAFQEAVKIAKRNGATLHILSVIEEMGNYFGELTMSMGTLMEDLRTREEEEMKKRESKALEKGVSQVFTYVMYGYPKTLIADFTESKEPIDLIVIGRTGLNGFERLMVGSTTSYVVNHTKANVLVVNNVV, from the coding sequence ATGGGAGAGTCGTATAAGAATATTTTAGTAGCTGTAGATGGTTCGGATCAATCTGAAAAAGCATTTCAAGAGGCAGTAAAAATCGCTAAACGAAATGGTGCAACATTGCACATTTTATCTGTCATTGAAGAAATGGGAAATTATTTTGGCGAACTAACAATGTCAATGGGAACGCTAATGGAAGATCTTCGTACAAGAGAAGAAGAAGAAATGAAAAAAAGAGAGTCAAAAGCTCTTGAAAAAGGAGTATCTCAAGTTTTCACATACGTTATGTATGGCTATCCGAAAACGTTGATTGCTGATTTTACAGAGTCAAAAGAACCAATCGACTTAATTGTAATCGGCAGAACTGGTTTAAATGGGTTTGAAAGATTGATGGTGGGTTCAACGACTTCTTATGTTGTTAACCATACGAAGGCCAACGTTTTAGTTGTAAACAATGTAGTATAG